A DNA window from Bdellovibrio sp. BCCA contains the following coding sequences:
- a CDS encoding phosphatase PAP2 family protein codes for MTHPKEKPFPLFSLPDQKRLWVFLTWGTAALLGFPLVYGFTNYLAAQSTQHYSWYFGWETQAPFIPEFVWLYLSLNIVIFLPLFMCDADRLKKYCQTNLITLFAAAVVFIVFPTQLGFERVIPAESPFREIFQNIHTLDKPHNLVPSLHVTFSALALFAAAEMHRNKKWLTVVFSIWMLGIAASVVFTRQHHIADIVGGFVLAALGIRFFYLREIVENPQVADQHQQSSELHEPT; via the coding sequence ATGACACATCCAAAAGAAAAACCATTTCCTCTGTTTTCTCTACCTGATCAAAAAAGACTGTGGGTCTTCCTTACATGGGGCACTGCAGCCCTCTTGGGATTTCCTTTAGTTTATGGGTTCACAAACTATTTGGCCGCGCAAAGCACTCAACACTACTCATGGTATTTCGGTTGGGAGACTCAAGCGCCGTTTATCCCTGAGTTTGTATGGCTTTATTTGAGTTTGAATATCGTGATTTTTTTGCCGCTGTTTATGTGCGATGCGGATCGCCTTAAAAAATACTGTCAGACAAATCTGATCACGCTTTTCGCGGCGGCAGTAGTGTTTATTGTTTTCCCAACTCAATTAGGATTTGAAAGAGTCATTCCGGCGGAATCGCCGTTTCGCGAGATCTTTCAGAACATTCATACGCTGGATAAACCGCACAATCTTGTGCCGTCATTGCATGTGACTTTTTCAGCCTTGGCTCTTTTCGCGGCGGCAGAAATGCATCGAAATAAAAAATGGCTGACGGTCGTGTTTTCTATTTGGATGCTAGGAATTGCTGCTTCCGTCGTGTTCACCCGCCAGCACCACATTGCTGATATTGTGGGAGGCTTCGTGCTCGCGGCTCTCGGAATCCGATTCTTTTACCTCCGTGAAATAGTTGAGAATCCACAGGTCGCCGATCAACATCAACAAAGCTCCGAACTCCATGAGCCCACTTAA
- a CDS encoding fatty acid desaturase family protein, whose amino-acid sequence MKEIVQINRKDFPIPGTLNIVITIVTVATCLGILYWTQQQTSWLLFILGAIAFSFANNTAFSLLHEATHGILHKNRRINNNLGRVVAALFPTSFTMQQLYHLGHHRRNRTDAEMFDLYYPGDNIAMKRFVIYGTVFGIYWSSPFISCLFFLVNPKLVLSSEFKDSKMMQALSADHMLGGLDKALVKTGIVRAEIIFTILFQAAIIYFLGLSWGTWLACYWAFSINWGSLQYADHVGAKRDIREGAWNLKVNPIMQKVFLNYHLHLVHHRYPNLPWIHLPKKLDLNDPMPSFTSKLWEFLTGPRLATEPSPTLDKSFEAVIFDGTMLEKKTAQET is encoded by the coding sequence ATGAAAGAAATCGTGCAAATCAACCGTAAAGATTTTCCTATTCCCGGTACACTGAATATCGTCATTACGATTGTCACTGTCGCTACTTGCTTGGGAATTCTTTATTGGACTCAGCAGCAAACGTCTTGGTTGTTGTTTATTCTTGGTGCTATCGCGTTTTCTTTTGCGAACAACACGGCATTTTCACTTTTGCATGAAGCCACTCACGGCATTCTTCATAAAAATCGTAGAATCAATAACAACCTAGGCCGTGTCGTTGCTGCTCTTTTTCCGACGTCGTTTACGATGCAACAGCTTTATCATCTGGGACATCATCGTCGCAACCGCACCGATGCAGAGATGTTTGATCTTTATTATCCGGGCGACAATATCGCGATGAAAAGATTCGTGATTTATGGAACTGTCTTTGGAATTTATTGGTCTTCGCCTTTTATCTCATGCCTCTTTTTTCTTGTGAATCCCAAACTTGTTTTGAGTTCGGAGTTTAAAGACTCAAAAATGATGCAGGCTTTAAGTGCGGATCACATGTTGGGTGGCCTCGATAAGGCTCTGGTAAAAACAGGAATCGTTCGAGCAGAAATCATCTTTACGATTCTTTTCCAAGCAGCGATTATTTATTTTTTAGGCCTTTCATGGGGCACGTGGCTTGCGTGTTATTGGGCATTTAGTATCAACTGGGGTTCTTTGCAGTATGCTGACCACGTCGGTGCGAAACGTGACATTCGCGAAGGTGCCTGGAACCTAAAAGTAAATCCGATCATGCAGAAAGTATTTTTGAATTATCACCTGCATTTGGTGCATCACCGTTATCCGAATCTTCCGTGGATCCATTTGCCTAAAAAATTAGATTTGAATGATCCCATGCCTAGTTTTACTTCAAAGCTATGGGAATTTTTGACAGGTCCACGCTTAGCAACGGAGCCATCTCCCACTTTGGACAAATCTTTTGAAGCCGTTATTTTTGACGGCACCATGCTTGAAAAGAAAACGGCTCAAGAAACTTAA
- a CDS encoding YceI family protein — MSMTTWQIDSAHSSANFSVKHMMIAKVHGGFEKLSGTLQYDPSDITKSSVEATIDAASINTREAQRDGHLKSADFFDIEKYPTIGFKSKKIERDGDDLKVTGDLTIHGVTKEVVLDVEGPSAEMKDPYGNTKIGISATTKIKRKDFGLTWNAALEAGGVLVGDDVSISLDVQFAKKV; from the coding sequence ATGTCTATGACTACCTGGCAAATTGATTCGGCTCACTCGAGCGCAAACTTTTCTGTTAAACACATGATGATCGCAAAGGTTCACGGTGGCTTTGAAAAGCTTTCTGGCACACTTCAGTACGATCCTTCCGATATCACAAAATCTTCCGTTGAGGCGACAATTGATGCCGCTAGCATCAACACTCGTGAAGCTCAACGTGACGGTCACTTAAAAAGTGCCGACTTCTTTGATATCGAAAAATATCCAACCATCGGTTTCAAATCTAAAAAGATCGAAAGAGATGGTGATGATCTTAAAGTGACAGGTGACTTAACAATTCACGGAGTGACGAAAGAAGTCGTTCTTGATGTCGAAGGTCCTTCGGCAGAAATGAAAGACCCTTATGGAAATACAAAGATTGGTATTTCAGCAACGACTAAAATCAAACGCAAAGATTTTGGTTTAACGTGGAATGCGGCTCTGGAAGCAGGCGGCGTACTTGTCGGTGACGACGTTTCGATTTCTTTAGATGTGCAATTCGCAAAAAAAGTTTAA
- a CDS encoding FG-GAP-like repeat-containing protein, giving the protein MSSEKALAFNIFTLPAALEKIYAKADPRWIIAIILGSYNILGFTVLGFNRSPMQMVVTSIMACLLELLLCYWVQRKWVFPLSALITSFSLSLLLNYSHSYWILTVPVFFAIGSKYFLSLNGRHFFNPALTGVVFCLLFSSKFITAAPAYQWTGIENLWVFMTFLGVFFLLPKINRHWLVISFLATFTAQTALRALIMRHHLPFETLFLGTLTSPSFILFTFFMITDPMTSPKTKKDQIIVGASIALLDLIFHIFQSYYTFFFAGFTVASIRFLWFHYKALRDGGGFAGFKKRLIEYKYPRKFTGSLVAAALVFGTYSVASSPAHLSKVLNWKFDHIPESQSGLHSEFGNIFERVDPRIQHIVKWVFSVGDSVAIGDFDNDGKMDIFLTNMLKKDSERAALYHNEGGFRFTRVALPEITTRFTHVEDNGIPTNALFVDYDNDNDLDLFISVAFGSSRLLKNMLTETGKAEFVDVTAEVGLEDYNNSITANFFDFNRDGLLDLYIGNVWPDHLPNYNKPTPLNLFHLPQTEYDGDERMFDFMHASWHLANNGGENVVFVQDKNGHFTKLDSKEIGMPETRWSLAIGTADLNQDGWTDIYIANDFGPDDLYFNQEGKKLYNHKGTMFGSIGKDTYKGMNASIADVNNDGFLDVYVSNVHHALQAEGSLLWLFSKDKNGNMVIQDMATQWGALNEDRFGWGASLEDFDNDGWVDIIQANGMVDDTPDKKFESCPDYWYVNEKVARSAPSYHRLANKWGDIRGRCIYGKEKNRVYINQGTSLGNKFVDVADLVGLTEETNSRGVASADFDNDGRRDVVITHMYASPTLVRNVLKEGASTPHWVGLQLRGDGKTCNTRAVGTQVKMHYKIKGQDTVQIKEVQLATGFSAQSDERLLFGLGDFAEPVEIEITWCGLRKETRTLDIDKYHLIQMSPVTTP; this is encoded by the coding sequence ATGAGTTCAGAAAAAGCTCTAGCATTCAATATATTCACTCTGCCAGCGGCGCTTGAAAAAATTTACGCAAAAGCAGATCCGCGCTGGATTATTGCGATAATCTTGGGCTCCTATAATATTTTGGGCTTTACCGTTCTTGGTTTTAATCGTTCCCCCATGCAAATGGTGGTGACTTCCATCATGGCCTGTCTGCTGGAACTTCTTTTGTGTTACTGGGTGCAACGCAAATGGGTTTTTCCGTTAAGCGCGCTCATCACAAGTTTTTCGCTAAGTCTTTTGCTAAACTATTCGCACAGCTATTGGATTTTAACTGTCCCGGTTTTTTTCGCGATCGGTTCAAAATATTTCTTAAGTCTTAATGGCCGACACTTTTTTAATCCTGCTTTGACGGGTGTTGTGTTCTGTTTGCTCTTTTCAAGCAAATTCATCACGGCGGCTCCAGCGTACCAGTGGACAGGCATTGAAAATCTTTGGGTCTTTATGACGTTCTTGGGAGTTTTCTTTCTGCTTCCAAAAATCAATCGCCACTGGCTTGTGATTTCTTTCCTTGCAACTTTCACAGCGCAAACGGCACTGCGCGCGTTGATCATGCGTCATCATCTTCCCTTTGAAACTCTTTTTCTGGGAACTTTGACGTCGCCTTCATTTATCCTTTTTACGTTCTTTATGATCACAGATCCTATGACTTCGCCAAAAACAAAAAAAGATCAGATCATTGTGGGAGCTTCCATTGCTTTGTTGGATTTGATTTTTCATATCTTCCAAAGTTACTACACTTTCTTTTTTGCGGGCTTTACAGTCGCGAGCATTCGCTTTTTGTGGTTTCACTATAAAGCTCTTCGCGATGGCGGTGGTTTTGCCGGGTTTAAAAAACGCCTCATTGAATATAAATACCCACGCAAGTTCACTGGTTCATTGGTCGCAGCCGCTTTGGTTTTTGGAACTTACAGTGTCGCCTCAAGTCCTGCGCATCTTTCAAAAGTTTTAAACTGGAAGTTTGATCATATTCCCGAGTCACAAAGCGGTTTGCATTCAGAGTTCGGAAATATTTTTGAACGTGTCGACCCGCGCATTCAACACATTGTAAAATGGGTTTTCAGCGTGGGAGACAGCGTCGCCATTGGTGATTTTGATAATGACGGTAAGATGGATATTTTTTTGACGAATATGTTGAAAAAAGATTCTGAAAGAGCGGCTCTTTATCACAATGAGGGCGGTTTCCGTTTCACTCGCGTTGCTTTGCCTGAAATCACGACAAGATTCACTCACGTGGAAGACAATGGTATTCCGACAAATGCGCTTTTTGTCGACTATGATAACGACAATGACTTAGATCTTTTTATTTCCGTGGCTTTTGGATCATCCCGCCTGCTGAAAAATATGCTGACCGAAACCGGCAAGGCCGAATTCGTTGATGTGACGGCGGAAGTAGGTCTTGAGGATTATAATAACTCCATCACAGCAAACTTCTTTGATTTCAACCGTGATGGACTTTTGGATCTTTATATTGGGAACGTATGGCCGGATCATCTTCCCAATTACAACAAGCCAACGCCACTGAATCTGTTTCACCTTCCACAAACCGAATATGATGGCGATGAAAGAATGTTCGACTTTATGCACGCAAGCTGGCACTTGGCGAACAATGGCGGTGAAAACGTTGTCTTCGTTCAAGATAAGAACGGTCACTTTACTAAATTAGATTCCAAAGAAATTGGAATGCCGGAAACTCGTTGGTCTTTGGCTATTGGGACAGCGGATCTCAATCAAGATGGATGGACCGACATTTACATCGCAAATGATTTCGGCCCGGATGATTTGTACTTCAATCAAGAAGGAAAAAAACTTTATAACCACAAAGGCACGATGTTTGGAAGTATCGGCAAGGATACTTACAAAGGCATGAACGCAAGTATTGCTGACGTGAACAATGATGGATTCCTCGACGTGTATGTTTCAAACGTGCACCATGCTCTGCAAGCAGAAGGTTCTTTGTTGTGGCTTTTCTCTAAAGACAAAAACGGGAACATGGTTATTCAGGATATGGCGACACAATGGGGCGCCTTGAATGAAGATCGTTTTGGTTGGGGCGCAAGTCTTGAAGACTTCGATAACGACGGTTGGGTGGATATCATCCAAGCCAACGGCATGGTGGATGATACGCCTGACAAAAAATTCGAGAGCTGTCCTGATTATTGGTACGTGAACGAAAAAGTTGCGCGCAGTGCTCCTAGTTATCATCGCCTGGCTAACAAGTGGGGCGATATTCGCGGACGTTGTATTTATGGAAAAGAAAAAAACCGCGTTTACATCAATCAGGGAACGTCTCTTGGAAATAAATTTGTCGACGTCGCGGACCTCGTTGGTTTGACCGAAGAAACAAACAGCCGCGGTGTTGCTTCGGCGGACTTTGATAATGACGGACGCAGGGATGTTGTGATCACTCACATGTATGCGTCACCTACTCTGGTTCGAAATGTTTTAAAAGAAGGTGCGAGCACTCCTCACTGGGTGGGTCTGCAGCTTCGCGGTGACGGCAAGACATGCAATACGCGTGCGGTTGGTACACAAGTTAAAATGCACTATAAAATCAAAGGCCAAGACACCGTGCAAATTAAAGAAGTTCAGCTTGCCACAGGATTTTCTGCACAAAGTGATGAACGACTTCTTTTTGGCTTGGGCGATTTCGCAGAACCCGTTGAAATTGAAATCACTTGGTGCGGCTTAAGAAAAGAAACGCGCACTTTAGATATTGATAAATATCACCTTATTCAAATGAGCCCTGTGACGACTCCATGA
- a CDS encoding GH3 family domain-containing protein: MSFLSQTAHAAIQVYQKASYKRFVKGLSELEALQKQKLQDTLSYLKPYLGSRADVAGYKEFHEKFPITSYHDYRELFSSERKTNNKTLPEVVRFQPTSGSTDNLKWIPYTQGLLKDFDAALGPWLYDFYSSYPEVLRGPHYWSLSWLPQDLRDEGVRLNDTELFPAWKKLLLKQTMAVMAPVDLAGSSESSLFATVAYLLDRDDLSFASVWSPTYWLTLLKILETHQKSLAHSLMEGEWQAYANELTMLECPHNPERGRELLSSTNAQELWPQLKALSCWTTSTSSAFAKDIENRFPKLKVIGKGLWATEGVVTIPFQGHYTLASQSHFFEFEDIESKEILPSWELRIGQKVSPILTTTGGLIRYKMQDVLEVSGFNRKTPCLNFLGRADGVDMVGEKTSSLRAQEVLSALSKFAPHQESYLFAVKAETNQHYCAVLSRQGNKTLAELSKELEELLSESFHYKLARELQQLGPAQVLVHEKAHEKYLQLHLNRGMVLGNIKTESLRLISEKELQENFL, translated from the coding sequence ATGAGTTTTCTGTCTCAAACGGCTCACGCAGCCATTCAGGTTTATCAAAAGGCCTCTTACAAACGATTTGTAAAAGGTCTTTCTGAATTAGAGGCCTTGCAGAAACAAAAACTGCAAGACACTTTGTCGTATCTAAAACCCTATTTGGGTTCCCGGGCTGACGTTGCAGGTTACAAAGAATTTCACGAAAAATTTCCTATCACTTCTTATCACGATTATCGCGAACTTTTTTCTTCAGAGAGAAAAACGAACAATAAAACCTTGCCAGAAGTCGTTCGTTTTCAACCTACGAGCGGATCTACGGATAACTTAAAGTGGATTCCGTACACACAAGGGCTCTTAAAAGATTTCGATGCAGCGCTGGGGCCTTGGCTTTATGATTTTTATTCTTCCTATCCTGAAGTTTTAAGAGGGCCTCACTATTGGTCTCTTTCATGGCTTCCTCAGGATCTGCGTGATGAAGGTGTGAGACTCAATGACACCGAACTTTTCCCTGCGTGGAAAAAGTTATTGTTAAAACAAACAATGGCGGTAATGGCACCTGTGGATCTTGCCGGAAGCAGTGAAAGCTCTTTATTTGCGACGGTTGCATACTTGCTAGATCGCGACGATCTAAGTTTTGCCTCAGTGTGGAGTCCGACCTATTGGCTGACTCTATTAAAGATTTTAGAAACACATCAAAAATCTTTAGCGCACTCCCTGATGGAAGGGGAATGGCAAGCTTACGCAAATGAACTTACGATGTTAGAGTGTCCGCACAATCCTGAAAGAGGTCGCGAGCTTTTGTCTTCCACGAATGCGCAAGAACTTTGGCCTCAATTAAAAGCTTTAAGCTGTTGGACGACGTCGACAAGCTCTGCTTTTGCGAAAGATATCGAGAATCGTTTTCCGAAACTCAAAGTTATCGGAAAAGGCCTTTGGGCGACGGAAGGTGTTGTAACGATTCCATTTCAAGGTCATTACACTTTGGCTTCTCAAAGTCACTTCTTTGAATTTGAAGATATCGAATCAAAAGAAATTCTTCCGTCATGGGAGTTACGGATTGGACAAAAAGTCAGTCCGATTCTTACGACCACTGGCGGATTGATTCGTTATAAAATGCAGGATGTTTTAGAAGTTTCAGGCTTTAATAGAAAAACACCATGTTTAAATTTTTTAGGGCGTGCTGATGGTGTTGACATGGTCGGCGAAAAAACCTCAAGCCTTCGCGCTCAAGAAGTTTTATCCGCACTTAGCAAGTTTGCTCCCCATCAGGAATCTTATTTGTTTGCCGTGAAAGCAGAGACAAATCAGCACTACTGTGCGGTTCTGAGTCGCCAAGGCAATAAAACTCTCGCTGAACTCTCAAAAGAATTGGAAGAATTATTATCAGAATCATTTCACTACAAACTCGCCCGCGAATTGCAACAACTAGGGCCGGCTCAGGTGCTGGTGCACGAAAAGGCTCACGAGAAGTACTTACAGCTTCATTTAAATCGCGGTATGGTATTAGGGAATATTAAAACGGAGTCTTTGCGCCTCATTTCGGAAAAAGAACTCCAGGAGAATTTTTTATGA
- a CDS encoding aromatic ring-hydroxylating dioxygenase subunit alpha, whose amino-acid sequence MMLSLRERDKALINNWYIACLSNELTSKAALKRVIYDTPLALFRDPQGKPTALLDRCVHRGAQLSLGYCDEGHLRCPYHGWRYDSQGVVNEIPSEGKGECKGRHQQRSYPTIEQDGAIWVWMGEGPPKTETPPWRFPNYGESKWCHYYMITDFDNEVTNLVENFMDVPHTVFVHSGWFRDRQMTHVPMTVDVENGQVNVTYHQPQDSIGFTRFLINPLNEKMTHTDRFIFPNITRVDYTFGSSSAFIINSQCTPVSTMKSRVYTYIAFKTLNYAFLLKPLMQFYTRQVIEQDVEIMKNQGDNLKLFPDVPFRSSEADELHLAIEKIRRYGIEDKPETFTFAKKSEKQFWI is encoded by the coding sequence ATGATGTTAAGTCTTCGCGAACGAGACAAAGCTTTAATCAATAACTGGTACATTGCTTGTCTTTCTAACGAATTGACTTCCAAGGCTGCGCTGAAGCGAGTGATTTACGACACGCCTCTTGCTCTTTTTAGAGATCCTCAAGGAAAACCTACGGCTCTTTTAGATCGCTGTGTGCATCGCGGGGCCCAGCTTTCGCTTGGATATTGCGATGAAGGACACTTACGCTGTCCTTATCACGGCTGGCGCTACGACTCGCAAGGTGTCGTGAATGAAATCCCTTCTGAAGGAAAAGGTGAATGCAAAGGCCGCCATCAACAACGATCTTATCCAACCATTGAACAAGATGGAGCGATTTGGGTGTGGATGGGAGAAGGCCCTCCTAAAACGGAAACTCCTCCTTGGCGTTTTCCCAATTATGGGGAAAGCAAATGGTGTCACTACTACATGATCACGGACTTTGATAACGAAGTGACGAATCTTGTGGAAAATTTCATGGATGTTCCGCACACCGTGTTCGTGCACTCAGGATGGTTTCGCGATCGTCAGATGACTCACGTTCCAATGACCGTGGATGTGGAAAACGGTCAAGTAAATGTGACTTATCACCAGCCTCAGGACTCCATTGGATTTACAAGATTCTTGATTAATCCGCTAAATGAAAAAATGACCCACACGGACCGTTTTATTTTTCCGAATATCACGCGTGTGGATTATACATTTGGAAGTTCTTCCGCGTTTATCATTAACTCTCAGTGCACTCCAGTTTCGACAATGAAGTCCCGGGTGTATACGTACATCGCTTTTAAAACTTTGAATTATGCGTTTTTGTTAAAACCACTAATGCAGTTTTATACTCGCCAGGTGATCGAACAAGACGTCGAGATCATGAAAAATCAGGGCGATAATTTAAAACTTTTCCCAGATGTGCCTTTCCGTTCCAGCGAAGCGGATGAATTGCACTTAGCTATTGAAAAAATCCGCCGCTACGGAATTGAAGACAAACCTGAAACTTTCACCTTCGCCAAGAAAAGTGAGAAGCAGTTTTGGATATAA
- a CDS encoding carboxymuconolactone decarboxylase family protein produces the protein MPHIQLNNDMPGIIGLMGFRPETAKPLNELAETLLVGPSSLSRGEREMIASYVSNLNNCQFCTRSHSAIAGVLLEDNFDLVEQVKTNFETAPISNKLKSLLKIAGQVQKQALGVSEEMIKNAKAQGATDIEIHDTVLIAAAFCMYNRYVDGLRATTPDATPVYHDIGRRIAQTGYQFK, from the coding sequence ATGCCTCATATTCAACTTAATAACGACATGCCTGGTATTATTGGATTGATGGGTTTTAGACCTGAAACTGCAAAGCCTCTGAATGAGCTTGCAGAAACTTTGTTGGTTGGTCCTTCTTCTTTGAGCCGTGGAGAGCGTGAGATGATTGCCTCTTACGTTTCGAATCTTAACAACTGCCAATTCTGCACGCGTTCTCATTCTGCTATTGCGGGTGTTCTACTTGAGGACAATTTTGATCTTGTTGAGCAAGTGAAGACGAATTTTGAAACAGCACCGATTTCAAACAAACTTAAATCTTTGCTGAAGATTGCGGGCCAAGTGCAAAAACAAGCTTTGGGAGTTTCTGAAGAGATGATTAAAAATGCAAAAGCTCAAGGTGCGACGGATATTGAGATCCATGACACTGTTTTGATCGCTGCGGCTTTCTGCATGTACAATCGCTACGTTGACGGTCTTCGCGCGACAACTCCAGACGCGACACCGGTTTATCATGATATCGGTCGCAGAATTGCACAAACTGGCTATCAGTTTAAATAA
- a CDS encoding winged helix-turn-helix domain-containing protein — MSQLDRAFELGKLYSDRGEFTSAITHLNDASQGYFAEKNFSQYLKCLNILLRIYAEREQFEEINLTKEKLQDLVLKEGFELNSKTYYTLAICAFYKGQQDVSLDYVQKALAIALASDNKEDICNAIFGLAMVYSSPSMARYADALKEIYNLEVFFQVYNLPELRISSLILNGNILAQMKKYEEAVTVLWKAYDALKETRNVVMASYLMIQLGDVYFEMGDKDLARVYLSLAQKSIDTENHVRLSKIADFYASKIGAEPQTSYDLIFDEGNHAVTERKLGRIDFKNQFILLDLLRLFVQNQGQIYSKEYLVENVWKQPYDPAIHDNKIYVTIKRLRKLIEPDYEKPKYIFRAKNGYYMNKAARVHFEH, encoded by the coding sequence ATGAGCCAACTAGATCGTGCCTTTGAGCTCGGCAAGTTATATTCCGATCGGGGAGAATTCACCTCCGCGATCACGCATCTCAACGATGCGTCTCAGGGATACTTTGCTGAGAAAAATTTCTCTCAATACTTGAAGTGCTTGAACATTCTTTTGCGTATCTATGCAGAGCGCGAACAGTTTGAAGAAATCAATCTCACAAAAGAAAAACTCCAAGATCTAGTTCTTAAAGAAGGCTTTGAACTCAACTCCAAAACTTATTACACGCTCGCTATCTGTGCTTTCTACAAAGGACAACAAGACGTCTCTTTGGATTACGTTCAAAAGGCTCTTGCTATCGCTCTTGCCTCTGACAACAAAGAAGATATTTGCAACGCGATCTTCGGTCTTGCGATGGTTTACTCAAGCCCATCGATGGCTCGCTACGCAGATGCATTGAAAGAGATCTACAATCTTGAAGTTTTCTTCCAGGTTTACAATCTTCCAGAACTTAGAATTTCTTCGCTGATCCTAAACGGAAATATCTTGGCGCAAATGAAAAAGTACGAAGAAGCGGTGACGGTTCTTTGGAAAGCTTACGATGCGCTTAAAGAAACTCGCAACGTGGTGATGGCTTCTTATTTGATGATCCAACTTGGAGACGTTTACTTCGAGATGGGTGATAAAGATTTAGCGCGCGTGTATTTGTCACTCGCACAAAAATCTATCGACACAGAAAATCATGTAAGACTTAGTAAGATTGCTGACTTCTACGCATCGAAAATCGGTGCAGAACCTCAGACAAGTTATGATTTGATTTTTGACGAAGGTAATCATGCGGTCACAGAGAGAAAATTGGGTCGCATTGATTTCAAAAATCAGTTCATTCTTCTCGACCTTTTGCGTTTGTTCGTTCAGAATCAGGGCCAAATTTACTCGAAAGAGTATTTGGTTGAGAACGTATGGAAGCAACCTTACGATCCCGCGATCCACGACAATAAGATTTACGTGACGATCAAACGTCTTCGTAAACTCATTGAACCGGATTACGAGAAACCAAAATATATTTTTAGAGCTAAAAACGGATACTACATGAATAAAGCGGCTCGAGTTCATTTCGAGCACTAG
- a CDS encoding SUMF1/EgtB/PvdO family nonheme iron enzyme, protein MGHLRFFIMCFTAVTLLSCSPKEEEKTQKPDNQTAEQPTPIPTPAPIPTPAPSPAPGPVPAPTPTPQPEPSPVPRPSPEPAPPTPTPTPTPTPVPQPPVALNCPVNFEKVEANLSLKTEAFCIAKFEMKKVNGLASSAPSGKPWLAGKTAATEACANLGNGYRLPTNYEWNAAALEIYNNKLNWTGKGHGDGTLYTGFYSAWSEPVEIKDVNDPYDSTGAKKGIERRTFYLASGNVIWDFGGNAWEWVSDTIYGNSYTPDLSSPYGRNYHNNNWDIKPGSPQLFDFTGMSSVPKNDVYLGNLFGGSSGKVIRGGAVCIHSKGVTGIFAANIGDITADDLQAPASWNLKMNNIGFRCVYQPR, encoded by the coding sequence ATGGGTCATCTGCGTTTTTTCATCATGTGTTTTACAGCAGTTACTTTGCTGTCGTGTTCTCCTAAGGAAGAAGAAAAAACACAAAAGCCAGATAATCAAACGGCAGAGCAGCCGACTCCGATTCCAACTCCTGCGCCAATCCCGACACCGGCTCCATCTCCGGCGCCGGGTCCAGTTCCTGCCCCTACTCCAACTCCGCAACCCGAGCCGTCTCCAGTACCACGACCATCACCAGAACCTGCGCCGCCAACGCCAACGCCAACGCCAACGCCAACGCCTGTGCCGCAGCCTCCGGTGGCTTTGAATTGTCCTGTGAATTTCGAAAAGGTGGAGGCAAATCTCTCTCTGAAAACAGAGGCGTTTTGTATCGCAAAATTTGAAATGAAAAAAGTGAACGGCCTTGCTTCTTCGGCGCCATCAGGAAAACCGTGGCTCGCTGGAAAAACCGCAGCGACAGAAGCTTGTGCTAATCTTGGAAACGGCTATCGACTTCCAACGAACTACGAATGGAATGCAGCCGCTTTAGAAATTTACAACAACAAACTCAATTGGACAGGAAAAGGTCACGGAGACGGAACTCTCTACACTGGTTTCTACAGTGCATGGAGTGAACCCGTTGAGATCAAAGACGTTAACGACCCTTACGATAGCACCGGCGCAAAAAAAGGGATCGAGCGACGCACGTTCTATCTTGCAAGCGGCAATGTTATTTGGGATTTCGGTGGCAACGCTTGGGAATGGGTCTCTGACACTATTTACGGAAACTCATACACGCCGGACCTTTCAAGTCCTTATGGTCGCAATTATCACAACAACAATTGGGATATAAAACCCGGCTCTCCGCAACTTTTTGATTTCACTGGAATGAGCAGCGTTCCTAAAAACGATGTCTATCTTGGAAACTTATTCGGCGGAAGTTCGGGCAAAGTCATTCGTGGCGGAGCTGTTTGCATCCACTCTAAAGGAGTCACTGGAATTTTCGCCGCAAACATTGGCGACATTACGGCCGATGATCTTCAAGCCCCGGCATCGTGGAATCTCAAAATGAACAACATTGGATTTCGCTGTGTCTATCAACCGCGATAA